DNA sequence from the Candidatus Kaistella beijingensis genome:
TCTTATAATTTGGGCGGGATGTCCTTCACTCCAAAACAACTTGCAGAGGAAATTAAAAAAGAGATGCCTGATTTTAGCATTGACTACAAAACGGATTTCAGACAGGCGATTGCAGATTCCTGGCCAGCTTCAATTGACGATTCGGTCGCCAAAAAAGATTGGGGACTTTCCTATGATTTTGATATTTCTGAAATGACGAAAGACATGCTCAAAAATCTTAAGATAAAACTGAACGCCAATTAAACATTAATGATTTTACTGAGTTTCAACATTACCAATAACGAGAAGAAATTTAAAAATAACTTCTCTATTGATGATGAAAAGATTCTCGAAATTACGGTAGACAACACGGAAGCGATTCTGCGGATTCTAGAAAACCACAATATTTTGGTTAGTTTTTTCATTGAAGTTTCACTGGCAGAAAAAACGCAACTTCTAATAAAGAAAATCATTTCAAAAGGTCATGAAATCGCTTTTTATAACGAGTTTTCCACTTTACTTGAAATTGAAAGCGCAAAAATCAAGACCGAAAAATTCACTGGAAAACTTATTCGCGGTTTCCGGCAACAAGATGCTCAATTTTCAGAGAGTGCAATCAAGAGTTTGGGATTCAATTACATTTCAAACATCGATAATGCCAATATTCTTTTTCCGTTTAAAAGATTAGAAAGAAGCACGGAAATTATTGAAAAAAATGGCATCAGTATTATCCCTGAAAGCATTTCTCCCTATTCCCAAATTCCTTATAATGACTTTGTTTTTCAAATAGCACCGTTGACGTATTATAAGAATATGGTTTTTGAAACCATTAAGAAGGATGATTTTGTTCTTATTTATTTAAATTCCTGGCAGTTTACCGATTTTGATAAGTTCGGGTTTAAAATCCCTTTTTACCGAAAGTACAATTACGGACGAAAAATGGAGGATAAACTCGAAAGTTTTTTAAGTTGGATCAATGAAAATGAATTGGCGACTTCCAGGGTGAAAGATTTCATCTTTTGATTTTCAATATAATATGCATTGCATTGTTTTAATTTTACTTTTTTAATATTTAAAATTTAATTTAATTGCATATATCACAAATAACTAAATTTTATGTTGTATAATTCGTTTTTGTTTGTTAACTTTGAAAGCAAGTTTAACCAAAACAATTATTACATTATGAAAAAACTTTTACTTATTGCCTCGTTTTTGGCAATCCCGTTTTTCGGAAGCGGACAGATTTTTCAGGAAAATTTTGATGGCGCAGGTCCCGGTTTCGCGGCTTGGACCCTGATTGATGTAGACGGCCTTACTCACGCAGCGAATGTAGCAGAATTTAATGCAGGTGCATGGATTAGAAAAGACAGAGGTGGACCCACCCCAAACTATGGTGGTCCCGACGGAGACTTTGCTGCAATGAGCTCCTCATGGTATGATCCTGCAGGAACTTCAAACGACTGGCTCATTTCCCCACAAATTACACTCCCTGCTGCTGCAGCATTTTTACAGTGGGATGCAAAGGCACAAGATCCACAATACAAAGATGGTTATAAAGTAATGCTTGCACCCAACGGAGGAAATACCGTGGCAGATTTTACGGTACAGCTCTTCAGCATTGCTGCAGAAAATTCCACTTGGACAACCAGAACTATTTCACTTGCTGCC
Encoded proteins:
- a CDS encoding polysaccharide deacetylase family protein; translated protein: MILLSFNITNNEKKFKNNFSIDDEKILEITVDNTEAILRILENHNILVSFFIEVSLAEKTQLLIKKIISKGHEIAFYNEFSTLLEIESAKIKTEKFTGKLIRGFRQQDAQFSESAIKSLGFNYISNIDNANILFPFKRLERSTEIIEKNGISIIPESISPYSQIPYNDFVFQIAPLTYYKNMVFETIKKDDFVLIYLNSWQFTDFDKFGFKIPFYRKYNYGRKMEDKLESFLSWINENELATSRVKDFIF